In one Deinococcus metalli genomic region, the following are encoded:
- a CDS encoding SRPBCC family protein, translating into MPVAERSMVGTLGLALMGAGLRSARPLQKIVLGSVGAGLAAMAATGRNPLATALKIRQTPSGDVLVGDAVTIGVPADELYARWRDLASLPQLMTHLQRVEVLDERRSRWTVSAPTGEVSWEAEITTDEPGQRLGWQSVPGATIDNAGEVQFRPAPGGRGTEVIVHLTYRPPGGTAGAVLARLAGEEPAQQLRDDLMRFKREQELGFAPTTDGQSSGRANAGGSA; encoded by the coding sequence ATGCCCGTCGCGGAGCGCTCTATGGTGGGGACGCTCGGCCTCGCACTGATGGGGGCCGGGCTGCGCAGCGCCCGGCCCCTTCAGAAGATTGTGCTGGGCAGCGTCGGAGCCGGTCTGGCTGCCATGGCCGCCACCGGCCGCAATCCGCTGGCCACCGCACTGAAGATCCGGCAGACCCCGAGTGGGGACGTGCTGGTGGGCGACGCGGTCACCATCGGCGTGCCGGCCGACGAACTGTACGCCCGCTGGCGCGATCTGGCCTCCCTGCCCCAGCTGATGACGCACCTCCAGCGGGTCGAGGTGCTCGACGAGCGGCGCTCGCGCTGGACGGTATCGGCCCCAACCGGTGAGGTGAGCTGGGAGGCCGAGATCACGACCGATGAGCCCGGCCAGCGGCTCGGCTGGCAGTCGGTGCCGGGGGCCACCATCGACAATGCCGGTGAGGTGCAGTTCCGCCCGGCCCCGGGCGGGCGGGGCACCGAGGTCATCGTGCACCTGACCTACCGGCCACCGGGCGGGACGGCGGGGGCCGTGTTGGCCCGCCTGGCCGGTGAGGAACCGGCGCAACAACTGCGGGATGACCTGATGCGCTTCAAACGCGAGCAGGAACTGGGCTTTGCCCCGACCACCGACGGACAGAGCAGCGGTCGTGCCAACGCGGGGGGCTCCGCATGA
- a CDS encoding zinc-dependent alcohol dehydrogenase, with product MKAIVWQGANHVGVETVPDPTLLLPSDAIVRITSTAICGSDLHLLDGVIPSMDRGDILGHEFMGEVVEVGRDVKTLRVGDRVVVPFNIACGVCDPCRRGLFSACDNSNPNHRMAEALYGAVSGGGLFGYSHMYGGYAGGQAQYVRVPFADVGPHKIESDLRDEQVLFLTDIFPTGYQAAENCGIVPGRDVVAVFGAGPVGQFAARSAQMLGAAHVIVIDRVPERLAMAQTAGCQTINYEQDDVLVALREATGGRGPDHVIDAVGMEAHGHGPGALVDTAKQRLKLSFDRITALRWAILSCAKGGTVSMPGVYGGLIDKLPMGAAFAKGLTFKMGQTHTQRHIGPLLGRIEAGEIDPSFVITHRASLDQAPELYKTFRNKHDGCIKVVLDPWA from the coding sequence ATGAAGGCCATCGTCTGGCAGGGGGCTAACCACGTGGGAGTCGAGACCGTGCCGGATCCGACCCTGCTGCTGCCCAGCGACGCCATCGTGAGAATCACGTCGACTGCGATCTGCGGCTCTGACCTGCACCTGCTCGACGGCGTGATCCCGAGTATGGATAGGGGCGACATCCTCGGACACGAGTTCATGGGTGAAGTGGTGGAGGTCGGCCGGGACGTCAAGACGTTGAGGGTCGGTGACCGGGTCGTGGTGCCCTTCAACATCGCGTGCGGCGTGTGCGATCCGTGCCGCCGTGGGCTCTTCAGTGCCTGCGACAACTCCAACCCGAACCACCGCATGGCCGAGGCGCTCTACGGCGCGGTCAGCGGCGGCGGGCTGTTCGGGTACTCGCACATGTACGGCGGGTACGCCGGCGGTCAGGCCCAGTACGTGCGCGTGCCCTTCGCGGATGTGGGGCCACACAAGATCGAGTCGGATCTGCGTGACGAACAGGTGCTGTTCCTGACCGACATCTTCCCGACCGGGTACCAGGCGGCGGAGAACTGCGGCATCGTGCCCGGACGGGATGTCGTGGCCGTCTTTGGAGCGGGGCCCGTGGGGCAGTTCGCGGCGCGGAGCGCCCAGATGCTCGGGGCGGCCCACGTGATCGTCATCGACCGCGTGCCGGAGCGCCTGGCAATGGCGCAGACCGCCGGCTGCCAGACCATCAATTACGAGCAGGATGATGTCCTGGTGGCCCTGCGCGAGGCGACCGGCGGGCGCGGGCCGGATCACGTCATCGACGCGGTCGGCATGGAGGCCCACGGACATGGCCCTGGGGCCCTCGTGGACACCGCCAAACAACGCCTGAAACTCAGCTTCGACCGCATCACGGCGCTGCGCTGGGCGATCCTGAGCTGCGCGAAAGGCGGAACCGTCAGCATGCCCGGCGTGTACGGCGGACTGATCGACAAACTGCCCATGGGCGCGGCCTTTGCCAAGGGCTTGACCTTCAAGATGGGGCAGACGCACACCCAGCGCCATATCGGACCGCTGCTAGGACGTATCGAGGCGGGTGAGATCGATCCGAGCTTCGTGATCACGCACCGGGCGTCCCTCGATCAGGCGCCGGAGTTGTACAAGACCTTCCGCAACAAGCACGACGGGTGCATCAAGGTCGTCCTCGACCCCTGGGCCTAA